The DNA window ACTAATAGTCCTAGCCCAATAAATGCTCCAGGTGGAAGGGCAGCTAGCAAGAACCCTCCATAATCCTTGGCAAGGGTAATTTTTAACTGGGTAGTCGCTGATCCAAAAAGTAGTTGAGCATCTGCAAAGAGAGTACCTTGGCTCACAATTTCCCGTAATCCACCAAGAAGCACTAAAACTAAAGTAAATCCTAACCCCATAGTGATTCCATCTATGAGAGCAAAACCTACCTTTTGCTTAGAAGCAAAGGATTCTGCCCGGCCAATAATGGCACAGTTCGTTACAATTAATGGAATAAATATTCCTAAAATTCGATGTAACTCTGGAAAATAAGCATGCATGATCAGCTCTACTATGGTAACTACTGATGCAATAATCAGCACAAAAATAGGGAGTCTAATTTCATTAGGAATCCAATGGCGTAGGACAGAAATTAAAAGATTAGAAACGATCAAGGTAAATAGGGTGGCTAGCCCTAATCCTAAACTATTGACCACCGTAGCGGATACTGCTAGCAGAGGGCATAAACCAAGAAGTTGTTTTAAAGCCACATTACTACTCCATAGCCCTTCTTGGCTAATTTGACAACACTGGCGAATGGGAAATGGCATTATTCCTCCAAAGGGGTAGTAAAAATATCTTGTTGGTGTAAGTCAAAATACTCAAGACAGCGATACACTGCTTGAACAATTGCTCTTGGGGTAATGGTGGCCCCAGTGAATTGATCAAAATCTCCTCCGTCTTTTTTCACTGCCCAACGATCTGGACTAGGATAGCTAAAGGAGTGATTATTAAAGCTTAAAACCCAAGGTGATTTTTCTAGTTCAATTTTATCCCCTAAACCAGGGGTTTCATGATGATCTATCACTCTTACTCCAGTTATCATCCCTTGATGATTGATACCTACTAATAGTCGAATAGCTCCATTATAGCCATTGGGGGCAATGGGGGTAAAAACAGCAGCAATAGGCAGGTTGTCTTGACGGGCACGGTAAACAGTCACAAGTTGTTTAGATCCCAATAATTCCGGATCAAACACTTGAATTTTATCTTCTAAAATCGAATTATTATAGGAATATGGAGCAAGCACCGATTCAATTTGCTGTTGGAGCATGGCTTGATCATTAGCCGCAATTTTTTCTTGAGTTAGTAGGGAAGTCATAGCAATAAGACTGACTCCAATAGCAGTAAATAGGCTAAGTATAACCCCAGTACGTAGCATATTATTTATGACCGAAAGCTCGAGGCTGGGTATATTGATCAATAATGGGCACAGTCATATTCATTAGTAATACCGCAAAGGCAATACCGTCTGGATAACCACCCCAAGTACGAATTATATAAGTAAGACACCCAATCCCTATGCCATAAATTAATCGGCCTTTAGGGGAAGCAGGGCCTGTTACTGGATCAGTGGCAATAAAAAAAGCACCAAGCAACGTGCCACCATTCATTACATGAAACAGTACGGTAGGATAATGATCAGGAGTCAAGAAATGGATAACTGCACTAAATAAAGTTAAACTGGCAATAAATCCAGCAGGAATCTGCCAATAAATTACTTTTTTATAAAGTAACCATAGTCCACCTAAAAGAAAGCTTAAATTTAATTGCCACCAGCCTTCGCTTGACTCTTGAATTTCTGAGAGTATTTTTCCCTGATTTAATTGGGTTTTGGTTTGATCTAAAATCGTGGCACTAGAAAAAGAATCAACCCCCAGATTTTGGTGAGTTATTCCATAGAATACTAAGTTTAAGCTTTCGTGAAAATTTAATTCTTGATGAGGAAGCAACCATTGAGTCATTTCTAAAGGGAAAGAAATCAACAATAATACGTAACCTACCATGGCTGGATTAAAAGGATTGTAGCCTAATCCCCCATAGAGATGCTTAGCAAAGATAAGGGCAAAGCTAGTGCCAATGAGAGGCAGCCACCAAGGGACTAGAGGAGGAAGAGAAAAAGCTAATAAAACACTGGTGACTAAGGCACTGCCATCTAATAGAAAATTGCTTAAAGGCTGTTTTCTGACGAGCAACATTAGCCCTTCAACCATTAATCCAGTAACACCGGCTAAAATGATATTAATGAGGATTCCATAGCCGAAATACCATACATAGACAAGGAGTGCAGGAAGTAATCCATAAATGACTTGATACATTATTTGAGAGACACGGCTACCCCCATAGATATAGGGAGCAGGGTTTTTAGAGAATCTCATAACAGAATAAATTAAGAGGAGTCTTTTTTCTTAGCTTTTGCCCGTGCAATGGCAGCTTGAATCGCCGCTTTTTTATCTTCCGTTGAAGTGGCTATTTTTTTAGCTTGTTGTCGTGTTTGCCATTCTTGTTGCTCTCGATCTAATCGCTGTTGGCGAAATTCGTATCGTTCTTTTGCCTTATCAGCAGTTGCCTTTTCTTGTACTTGTAAATACACCTCACTTTTTGCTTGGCGGTAATATTGAACAAGAGGAATATGGCTAGGACAGACATAGGCACAGTTACCACATTCAATGCAGTCAAATAGATGGTGCTCTTGAGCTTTAGTTAAATCTTTAGCTTTAACGTACCAATAAAGTTGTTGCGGAAGAAGCTGAGATGGGCAGACCTCTACACAGGCACCACAGCGAATACAGGGTAATTCGGGTAGTTGTTTTTGTTCAGGAATTCCAACAATGATACATTGGGTGGTTTTAGTAATAGGCAAATCAATATCATCAATAATAAATCCCATCATAGGACCGCCAATAATTAAACGATTAGCTTGAGTTAAATCTACATTAACCTGATTTAATACCTGAGAAATAGGGGTGCCTATCAATACCTCCATATTTTGTGGCTGATCAATCCCAATACCTGTAACGGTAACGATTCTGGAGATCAGCGGTTTTCCCTTGTAGATAGCTTGATATACGGCTGCAGCCGTACTCACATTATGGCAAATGACCCCTATATCTTGAGGTAACTTACCACTTGGTACTTCTTTACCTGTTAGGGTTTTAATAAGCTGTTTTTCTCCTCCAACAGGATAATAGCTGGGTACTTTAATAATTTTAATTTCAGGAGGAACTGTTGCTTTTAAAGCATGGTGGGCTTCAGGCTTATTATCTTCTATTCCTATGATGCACTGTTGTGCTTTAAGAATATAAGCCATAATGTTAAGTCCTTCAAGAATTTCACTCGCTCGCTCTTGCATCAGAGCATCATCACAACAAATATAAGGCTCGCATTCTGCTCCGTTCAAAATAAGAGTATTTACTGGTATGTTTAAAGCAAGTTTCCTATGGGTAGGAAATCCAGCCCCTCCTAGTCCAGAAATACCTGCTTGTTCAATTAGTTGGAGTAATTTTTCTGGACTCTGTTGATAAGAATCTTCAGTTTGCTGAATATCTATCCACTTTTCCTCCCCATCAGTTTCGATTTGAATACAAGGAACATGAATTCCTGCCTGATGGGGAATAGGAAAGGGCTTAATGTTTACTATTTTTCCTGAGCTAGAAGCATGAACAGATACCCCATCTTTGCCTTGGGGTTGAGCAATAATTTGCCCTTTCAGTACAGATTCACCAACAGACACTACAGGATCAGCAGGTTGGTTTTTATATTGAGATAAAGAAATAGTTAAATACTGAGGTAGCGTGGATTGAATAATAGGTACTTTAGCGGTTTCTTCTTTAAAGCTGGGCAGTTTGATTCCACCAAAAAATGACCAAAGAGAAGATATTGTCATGAAAATTAAATAGTTCTAGGAATATCTTGGCGATTATTTTCTAAAGAAATCATTTCAATGCAATCTACCGGACAAGGGGTAACACAGAGCTCACAGCCCGTACATTCCTCTGGTATCACTACATGAAGATATCTAGGGGCACCAATAATGGCATCTACTGGGCAAGCTTGAATACATAAGGTACAGCCAATACATTGATTAGGGTTAATTACTGCTAAGGATTTAGGCTTTTGTACTAAATTTGAGTCTAAGGGGTTAACTTCTCGATCAAGTAATTGGGCTAAGGCTTTAATCGTAGTTTCTCCCCCGGGGGGGCAAAGATTAATCTCCGCTTCTCCTTGGGCAATCGCTTGGGCATA is part of the Candidatus Nitrosacidococcus sp. I8 genome and encodes:
- a CDS encoding electron transport complex subunit E; protein product: MPFPIRQCCQISQEGLWSSNVALKQLLGLCPLLAVSATVVNSLGLGLATLFTLIVSNLLISVLRHWIPNEIRLPIFVLIIASVVTIVELIMHAYFPELHRILGIFIPLIVTNCAIIGRAESFASKQKVGFALIDGITMGLGFTLVLVLLGGLREIVSQGTLFADAQLLFGSATTQLKITLAKDYGGFLLAALPPGAFIGLGLLVALKNSVDHWIVQRKLKAQSPSNIPQTIQTSVDRVS
- the rsxG gene encoding electron transport complex subunit RsxG — encoded protein: MLRTGVILSLFTAIGVSLIAMTSLLTQEKIAANDQAMLQQQIESVLAPYSYNNSILEDKIQVFDPELLGSKQLVTVYRARQDNLPIAAVFTPIAPNGYNGAIRLLVGINHQGMITGVRVIDHHETPGLGDKIELEKSPWVLSFNNHSFSYPSPDRWAVKKDGGDFDQFTGATITPRAIVQAVYRCLEYFDLHQQDIFTTPLEE
- a CDS encoding RnfABCDGE type electron transport complex subunit D; its protein translation is MRFSKNPAPYIYGGSRVSQIMYQVIYGLLPALLVYVWYFGYGILINIILAGVTGLMVEGLMLLVRKQPLSNFLLDGSALVTSVLLAFSLPPLVPWWLPLIGTSFALIFAKHLYGGLGYNPFNPAMVGYVLLLISFPLEMTQWLLPHQELNFHESLNLVFYGITHQNLGVDSFSSATILDQTKTQLNQGKILSEIQESSEGWWQLNLSFLLGGLWLLYKKVIYWQIPAGFIASLTLFSAVIHFLTPDHYPTVLFHVMNGGTLLGAFFIATDPVTGPASPKGRLIYGIGIGCLTYIIRTWGGYPDGIAFAVLLMNMTVPIIDQYTQPRAFGHK
- the rsxC gene encoding electron transport complex subunit RsxC, giving the protein MTISSLWSFFGGIKLPSFKEETAKVPIIQSTLPQYLTISLSQYKNQPADPVVSVGESVLKGQIIAQPQGKDGVSVHASSSGKIVNIKPFPIPHQAGIHVPCIQIETDGEEKWIDIQQTEDSYQQSPEKLLQLIEQAGISGLGGAGFPTHRKLALNIPVNTLILNGAECEPYICCDDALMQERASEILEGLNIMAYILKAQQCIIGIEDNKPEAHHALKATVPPEIKIIKVPSYYPVGGEKQLIKTLTGKEVPSGKLPQDIGVICHNVSTAAAVYQAIYKGKPLISRIVTVTGIGIDQPQNMEVLIGTPISQVLNQVNVDLTQANRLIIGGPMMGFIIDDIDLPITKTTQCIIVGIPEQKQLPELPCIRCGACVEVCPSQLLPQQLYWYVKAKDLTKAQEHHLFDCIECGNCAYVCPSHIPLVQYYRQAKSEVYLQVQEKATADKAKERYEFRQQRLDREQQEWQTRQQAKKIATSTEDKKAAIQAAIARAKAKKKDSS
- the rsxB gene encoding electron transport complex subunit RsxB, producing MLLGIFALSLLALFCGLVLGYAHTRLAPKEDSIVTKIEALLPQTQCAQCGYPGCRPYAQAIAQGEAEINLCPPGGETTIKALAQLLDREVNPLDSNLVQKPKSLAVINPNQCIGCTLCIQACPVDAIIGAPRYLHVVIPEECTGCELCVTPCPVDCIEMISLENNRQDIPRTI